ATCTATGGAGTAGGCCTTCCTGGGAGGCACATGATTCAGGACCCAATGCACCGGAAATGATGCAAATTCAGAATCCACCTTTAGCCTCCTGAAGCCCTTAGTGTTCAATTCTGGCTGGAGAGTCTCTGCTTCTCTAACGTCCCAAGGCTGACGCTGAAGCAGGCTAGAGCTGAAAGACATGTAGGTTCTCTGCAGTGGCTCCAGGAGGGGCCCATCATGGCCTCGACTTTTTGTGTCGTGCAGGACCAGGTGTCCCCTTTCCTCCGTCCCTccacccccattccctggcaTACTTTCCAACATGTGACAAGTGCTTGGCTGATGTTTGCATGGGATTTGGTCTcggggtagggtggggggtggggtggggggggagacaAATACTGTGATGGCCAGGGCTTAACTGGGGCTGTGAATTCCTGCTGAGCCCACACCTTGTGAGAGAGCCCAGGAATCTAAGTTCTGAGGCCACAACTCAGTCCTGACCCTGAACTTCAACCAGTTTTCCAGGCCTCggcttctcagaaggggaaactgcTGTAATGTCTGGGGCCTCTGCTGCCTCTGGGATTCCCCGTGAGTCTCAAGACAACCCACCCCGATGAGAGATGTTGCTCCGGCCTGGTTTGTGACCATTTCCTCATCAGTTAACTGGAAATTAGCTTAGCCAGAGAACTCGATTAATATTTAGAAAGGATTTACGAGGTAAAGAACCCAGTTAATCCTGAGCGAGAGGTCTTTTCACTTCTGTTTGTGGAATGGGTGGAGACTGTCTCAGGTAGGGACAATTCTCATAATCCCCGATAAAGCCCTTTCTCCATTGTGGTTTCTAGCTTTACATCTACAAAGCCAGCAGATGGTTCTCGAAATGTCAGTGCCTGCTGCTGGAGGACACACTTGGAACTCTGATTCTGGTCCAAGGACTCGTCTTAGCCAATGAATGCCAGCAGGCAGCATTTAAAGACAATGCTTTAAGACAAATTGGAGAAGCTATTCTGACAAAGACCAATGGTGTAAAAGATTAAGGCAGGACACAAGCAGACCTGAACTTGTCTCTTTGTTATAATGTTCTCAAGCCAGGTAGTTGCCCTATTTAAATCTCCAATTCCTCATCTGGAGATGGTGACGGTGTTTCTATCATGGAATACATACAATAGCCTCCAATGTGCACTTACAGGCTCAAGCAGCCATGTCTGGTCTTTTATTTGGATGCTGGAGgtttaaactcaggtcttcatactttAACAGCAAGCCCTCtgactcactgaaccatcttgtcgGCCCTGGGATTTTATTCTTTAAAgccaaaaatattttatcatatatgccctatctatctatctatctatctatctatctatctatctatctatctatctatctatccatctcacAGACTGGCTATAAAACTGAACTAATCAAAGCAAGTAGGAGGTAAATGACTTTAAATGTAGTATATGTGTGGTTTTCCTTTCTCCTAATCACTAACATTCTCAGTCTCCAAGTCAAGCTGGCCCATTTTGGAGGCCCAGAACAGGGAGGCCATGAGGAACCTCATCTGTTTCAGATAACCCTAGAGAGAACCAACACAAATCAGGTAGGATGTGTCACAGGCTGGGAGCTTCCAGAATTCTGCCAGTCAACCCTGCCTTTGCCCTGGCATTGACTGAGACCCACAAGCCAGGTCTGCCCTTGGCTTGACACTGAATCTAGCTTCAGTGCTGGCTGAGCTGGCTGATACATCCCAAGGATTCTGAGACCCCAGCTCCAGGCAGTGAGCCTAAGGGCCATGGTGCTCCAAGGCCAAGAATCATGCCCTGGTTTCCTGGTGGTACCGATCTGAGCACATGGGCCTGTTACAGGGATGTTTTGAGTCTGTCTTGGGATACTGGGAGAGATGGTTGTTGAACACCAGGCATCATTAAATACCAAGTTATATATAAACTTGTAGAagttacattaaaaacaaagatatttattaattttcaaaactTATCACATCTTGGGCTTAGATGGGTTTAGccaataaagttcttgctgcaTAAGCGTAAGACCTGAGTTTcagccccagaacccatgtaaaaatggttatcccagtgctggggatgtgCAGACAGGAGGATGCCGCGAACTCAACTGGCGAGCTGTGGCTAGCCCAACTAGTGGGCTCCAGGCTGAGCATGATGGCTGAGGATACCCTTCAGTTTAGgtttacacacagacagacagacagacagacagacacacagacagacacacacacacacagccaccccCTTATCACTTCTTAattattttgcttcattttatcATGCTGTATGATGCCTGGAAGTTATTTATACCCATGGTGTCTGGGTGACAAGATATTCTCAGGGTGCCTGCTGTGTTCCTAGCTCTCATCCCGAGATGGACCACAATGGGGATGCTCACACTATAGATGCTTGCAGAAACCATCTCCCAAGGTTCTCGCTGTCCTCCTCGCTATCTCCCATCACCCAGAGTTCTTATCCCACCAACTCTCAGAAGGTAGAACCCAAACCATACTAGAAATACGCTCCTTGGGTGGATTCCTTTGGAGGGACGATATTCAAACACAGATAAGGGACATCCCAGGTCACCTTTGGGATTCTGAGAATTCATTCTTATGCCCCAGAGGTCTGCAGATGCCTCTGAAGACATGTGGAAGAGACTCGGCCCTTCTATGCTTTAGCCTTATCTCCTATAAATTGAGGGACATAGCAtgcctgggttcaatttctagcatcaCAGACTTGGCTGCTTCTGTAATTCTCCCATTGCTTGACTGAAACAGTTACTGAGACAGCTGGGACTAGAGGCCTCTGTGCAGTATCTGGCACACAAAAGGGGCATTCCCAATTGCTACTTGTAAGGATGATTGGCAGAAGGGAGTTCAGCCCAAAAGATTTTCGGGATGGTTTTTATATGCTGGGCCCAAGGAGTGgcgctattagaaggtgtggccctgttgaaatAGCTGTGTCACCgagggtgtgggctataagaccctcattctagctgcctggaagccaggattctgctagcagtctacagttgaagatgtagaactctcagctcctcctatactatgcctacctggatgttgccatgttcctgccttgatgatactagactgaacctctgaacctgtaagccagccccaattaaatgttgtcctttataagagttgccttggtcatggtgtctgttcacagcagtaaaaccctaagacaattttcttctcttcttttcttcttcttcttcttcttcttcttcttcttcttcttcttcttcttcttcttcttcttcttcttcttcttcttcttcttcttcttcttcttcttcttcttcttcttcttctttccttcctttccttccttccttccttccttccttccttcctcttcctcctcctcctcctcctccccttcctccttctcattctctttctccttctctcctcctcctcctctattcctcttcttctttcttttccactttaAGAGACTCCTGTGTGTTCTTTGCAGAAAAGTCACCAGGCCCCTATGAACACTGTGGTGGTCCCACACTTTCTAGTCTTTTTCCTAGATCTCACGAATGCCCATGCCCAATATTGGAACaggatgtttttgtttgtagCCCACCAGGCCTCAGCAGTTTTTCCCACCTCACTGCAGCTGATGTCACCAGATATGCAGGGACAGCTGGTATCATCATCAATATAAAAGGACACTGGCATTGGGCACAGCATCCACACTGTtgacattttgttcttttttttttaagatttattttttaaaagacttatttatttatttatttatttattttatgcatgtgaggacactgtagctgtacagatggttgtgagccttcatgtggttgctgggaattgggacctctgctcactccagtcaacctcgctcgctcagtccctgctcactccagcccaagacttatttattattacaaataagtacactgtagctgtcttcagacacaacagaagagggtgtgagatcTTATTaagggtgtttgtgagccaccatgtgggttgctgggatttgaactcaggaccttcgaaagagcagtcagtgctcatttTGTTCTTATTCTAGAAGGATCCATTAAATCCATTCACAGTGCAGACATTTTGATAAGCACATATAAAACACAGGCATAGAGTTCCAGGAGCCTTGCCCTtaagagggagctgagagttagTAGTTACTAGGATTagaatgtatatttaaaaacaaaatataggttctttttgtttttcttttcctttttggagacaggatgttCCTGTccggcccaggctgacctggaatgtCTGGGCTCAGGTGTTTCTCCTGCTTTAGTGTCTGGAACTTATGGAGTTGTGTTTGGCAGGAAGAGTCTCTTTGTCTTTTCTGACATGTCAAAGTgacagggagagagggcagaCCCTGCAGAGTGGCACCCAAGGTGATGGCAAAAAAGGCATAAAATGTCCTTTCCTGAATCTGGCTCCTCTGTGGGCATCCTTCCTGCCAGGTCTCCAACCATGACAGACCTTTATCTCGTGCCTAACAGTTGGCCTGTAACCTGGCCCAGAGCTGGAGCACACAGTGTGGAATGATCCGCCTGGATCTCTAGAGCTGAaggaattgtttttatttaattactttttatttttatacctgTCCATCTGCTTGCctatcgtctatctatctatctatctatctatctatctatctatctatctatctacctacctacctatctatcatctattatctatcacctatcattcatctatctatcattcatctgtatatcatctatcaatcatctatcacaTATCTATCTGTATCAATTATATCTGTCTATCGTCTGTTATCCATCAATCATCTAtcacatatctatctatatcaatcatatctatcatctatctattaattatctattatctatctatcatctatctatctatctatctatcatctatcatgtgggcatatgtgtgtgagcataacCACAGcatatgtggagaccagaggacaacttgtaggagtcaattttctccttcaaccacgtgggttctggggactgaccTAAGGTTGGCAagggctcttacctgctgagacatctcacaaACCATGGAGGGATTTTAAAAAAGGATTCTTCGACAACTGGAGGCTGCACCTTTCTTCTGACCTCAGGATCTATATAGCTCTCCAATGCCATCTTGTGCCCTTGTCTTGTGGTTCtgtgctttctctctccctgaaCCCTGTCCCTGCAGTGGAACCTCTGCTGTCAGCTGTGGCAATAGGAGTACAGAGTGGGCCCTGCCCAAGGCCTTCAGTCACTGTGACATCAGAGCCCCAGTCACTGTGACATCAGAGCCCCAGTCACTGTGAGCACCAGAGCCCCAGTCACTGTGACATCAGAGCCTCAGTCACTGTGAACATCAGAGGTAGGTGTGTTCAAGTTATTTTACTCTAAGGAAATATTGGCCACAAGTTTAGAGGGAAGGAACCACATTTGGGTGCAACATCCCATAATCCCAGTACCACTAAGGTGGAAGCaggattctgagtttgaggccagtctgggtccACATAGTAAGTGCCTGTCAATAGAATAAAGAGGCAGGGGAGAggatggggttttttttttttctttttttttctttacttacttctgatctttatttatttttccttatagTAAAATAACTTGAACACACCTACCTCTATCAGCCACAAGCAACACAGTCTTCCAACTTCTGAGATACTATGCAAccttggctgaccttgaactcaccgaGATTAGCCCACATCTGCTCCACAAGCCTTGGGATTAAGGATGTGTATCACCACCCACAGCCTCTTTCAGCACCTTTGCCTCCCTTGCCTGTGACTACCACTGTTTCCCtttgaatgtttaaatatttggGGCTGTTCTCATCTGAAATGCAGCAAGCACTCCCGAATCTCTAGCAAGCTCACAGGTAGGAACCTGAGGCTCTTGGGTTGAAGAGTGAACCAGGAGGGGCAGGCCAGGTAGGTGTCTACAGGGAGCTGGCACAGGCTGTCACAGGCTGGAGTGCGTGGTAAACCTGCCAAGGTCTGCACAGCCAGTCAGTTTGATTACCACAAACCCAGTCGTGAGCTTTAAAGACAGAAAACCAAAGAGAGGCCATCTTCCCTACGCATGTGTCTCCAGAATGCAGATCTGGCCAACAGCTTGCAAACAGTTTCCTGGGATTCACTTTTGGTGATAGATTTATTTTCTAACAATGGCTGCAGGAGAGTACGCTGCTCTGGGAATGGGTCCTTAGCCCTCCCTCAGCCGAGCTGACACAGCTCTGAGCAGAATGGAATTGTGTCTTCAAGTGTCACTCAAATAGCAAATCACAGAGTACTCAGAGATGATTGGTTGTCTTAAGCAGCGATGTGCCGGGATGGTTTGTAACAGAGTGTTTATCTATTCTTACCCTGGACCAAGTGTTTTCTCCTGGCAGGTGACAGGTCCCGCTCAATTGGAACGGTTGTTCATGGTTCTTCTCCAGGGCATGCTGACCTTGTGAGTTCTGTTTCTCCGTCTGTGTGCCTATGTCTTTGTCTCTCCTATTGAGAAAGAATGAACACGTATAGAATAGTCATTGGGTGGAAATGTTCGCCCTCTGGCTGACTTTGCCCTTCCTCCATGCTCTAGAGGTGGGAGCCCTCCTGGTTCTGTATCTGGGATTCCCTTCCACTTGCTGACTCCTTCATGGGGTACAACTTTCTGCTTTGTGGTCTTTAAGGGTCTTTTTCCCAAGGCCCTTAAGCcccagctctctccctctccccccctccctttccccctccccctctccctccccctcctccctttccccctccccctccctttcctccctctccctctccccctcccatctctctctctctctctctctctctctctctctctctgcctggagaaatggttcagtagttgctcttctagaggacccaggttcgattcccagcaccctcatggtggcccacaactaccaatagctccagttccaagggatccaacatcctcttctgtcctcatacacatagtacacagacatacatgcaggcaaaacactcatatgtataaaaataagagaaaaataaatataaagaaattaaaaactttctgTTTACATGGGTGTGGTATGGCTGCATATTTGTGGAGGTCAGGGCATAACTTCTacagttgtttctctccttctactgtgtgggacctggggattgaactcaggtcatcagacttggcagcgggtgcctttacccactgggccatccgGCCTGCCTCTCAGCTCAATTATCTCCAGCCCTCTGATTTAGTTGTTTGCCCACGCTCTTTCACACTCCAACAAGGACCCCGCAGGGCAGAGGCTGAGTCTACACCACTGCTCTTGGTCACATGTCTGAGACTAGccctatagatcaggctggttcAAACTCAGCCAtctgcccgtctctgcctcccgagtgctgggaataaaggcttgcaccCCCAGCTTAAAGAAGACTGTTTCAATGTGATGTCAGTGTTTTCCTCGTTAATGGTTGCTGCTGTTTGGCCCTTCATTGCCCTGCCAGCCTCTGTAAAGAAAGCTTGAGCCCCATCTTCTCTGTCTCATGGTGACAGGCCCCAGGCCCAGTGCCAACCCTTTCTGgaccatgtgtgtctgtgttggttCACTCCGCTGAAGACACCAGTCTAGCCTATGGGATTCTGATGGAAGGAAACTAGTTTCAGAAGAGCAGAAGAGTGGAGTGCTCGCCTAGTGTAGGCTTGGGTAGGGACGAGCCTAGCACTGAGGAAGGAAAAAGCATCCATGTGTTGGCAAACCTTATTTTgaagtgctggggatagaacccagggccttttgcCCATTAGTCAAAGGCTCTACCATTGAGTTACAGCTATGGCTTTAGTCTGACAACCTTGAAAATATAAGctgaaggcaaaaacaaaacaaaacaaaacaaaaccgaacaCCGCCCCTAAAACGACTCTAAGGCTCTCCGTGGACACACTGGGCTTTAGAGCTTGTACCAGTGTCTTGAATGATCTTCTCTGGTCCTGAACTGTCCCTGTCTTGTGTACCATGAAGCATGGTGGGTCTCCAGTGGGCTGCACTCATCCAGGGAAGGCGCTCCCCTGTAGGATCCCGCATGCTCTGTAGGTGTGGATGTTCAGAGACGGGGGCTGGGCCCCACCAgagatggaacgtgctctgggaATCCAGAGCATGTGGCCTTTTGTCCTGGCCTGGGAGGGAGGCCCAGTGTTCTTTGAGGGGTCATGCTCGCCTGAGGTATGTTCTCAAGGTGTGGCCTGAGCCAAAACAACAAGATGAAGCCTCAAAGGTCAGCCCCAGCGTGGCTGTTACTCTCATACCAGACTTTCGTCTTGAACCTGAAAGGCGCCTTCATGCCCGCAGCTCCTCTGCCTTTTCAGATGAAGTGGTGTAGAAAGCTCTGCTCTGGGCAGTGAGCAGCTCCCAGAGACACATCAGCCTTTACCCGGTGTCTGTAATGAGGGGGGACTAAATACTGTTGGATTTTCCCACAATGCCCCTTTCCTCACGCAGTTTCTCTGAGTACCAACCGGGGTCCTTACATTTTAATTAGTGCAGTGAACTGCCAAGTCCCGAGGGAGTCCCCATGACACTCAGGAACACAGGGTGAGCTCGTGTGTAGGTTAAGGATGTCTGAGGAGAACAGAGATTATAGGGAAACAGTCTACCTTTCTTTACAAGGCCTTGTTTCGCATCCCTGAAATCTCAGATGCGGCTATTACAATGAGGTCCTGTTGTAGAAAGAGCTGGCCTTTTATCACCACTTAAAATCTAATTAATCCATATTGAAGCACAAAGATTTCTGTTGTACGTTAGGGTGAGGGGTCATAGAGACCTCTTTGTTCATCTTCAGACTTATACTCGTCAAGCACTGGGGATATAATTTTACCAAGCAAATTGGAAGGTAACAGATCAAATCCTTATCAGAGAGCCTAACTCATAGTTTTTTAACAGAGTCCTTCACCCTTTACATGAAACACTATATTCAAGAGGAACAAAAACGTATTTTAGAGTGCCAGAGAGTTAATGACCAAAGCTTATACCCTGGGCAGCACAGGCTCAAGATCATTACGCCACTGTCAACCACAAGGGACGGCAGATCCTATAGAGTGGCTAAGTTGTAGTCTCTATCCCGATGGCTTTCATCTTCAGAACGGCCATGCAATCAGTAGGGCTTTCTCTGTCATTGCTGGGATGGGTTCTAGCCATTATTACCACATATCTACCACACTGGAAGAACCTTAACTTGGAGCTGAACGAGATGGAGAACTGGACCATGGGGCTCTGGAAATCCTGCGTCATCCAGGAGGAAGTCGGGAGGCAATGCAAGGACTTTGACTCCTTCCTGGCCTTGCCAGCTGAACTGCAGGTCTCCAGGGTCTTGATGTCCCTGTGCAACGGGCTGGGGCTGCTGGGCTTGCTGGCCTCTGGCTGTGGCCTGGACTGCTTGAGGCTTGGAGAGACACAGGAGGGTCTGAAGAAGCGGCTGCTCACCCTGGGAGGGACCCTGCTCTGGACCTCGGGAGTCATGGTGCTAGTTCCTGTCTCCTGGGTGGCCCACAAGACGGTGCGGGAGTTCTGGGATGAGACCATGCCTGAGATTGTGCCCAGGTGGGAGTTTGGGGAGGCCCTGTTCCTGGGCTGGTTTGCTGGCTTCTGCCTGGTGCTAGGAGGGTGTGTGCTTCACTGTGCAGCCTGCTCGAGCCCAGCTCCTGCAGCCTCGAGTCACTATGCAGGGGCGGGACCTCGAGATCATGGTTCATACCTAGAAAATGGAACTGTACAGCCTAAAGTGTAAGCCACCAGCAGGGCCGAGTCGTGTCCTTAATCAGCTGATTACAAAAAAGGTCTCTGTTGTGTCCTTATGTAACTAAATCGTACTGctcacattttcttcattcaatagctgtttttaacattttcttttttctgtactAGAGGTTCACTTTTTCAAATCTGAACGAAAGGAAGTCTATAATGAATTTATTATGACACACATTGCATAGCTAtgtgtggaaaaaaaagacttgccATTGATTTGATTATTTAAGCCTGTGTATGCTGGGGATTGTCCAATTTGTCTAGTGCTGTGATACGTTCACTTTGTGGGAAAGCTGTGTTGCTGTCTATGGCTGGAAAGGGTAATTACTTTCCACTTCCTAAAGAAAATAATGACAACCtgcactctttttctttttctctccaaggcagggcttctctgtgtagccctggctgtcctggaactcactctgtagaccaggctagtcttgaactcagaaatctgcctgtctctgcctcccaagtgctgggattaaagaggcaCGTGCCACTACTGCCGGGCGATAATCTGCACTCTTAAGTATTGTTAGAGTCCCAGGCTAAGCCAGTCCCCAAATGTCATCTCCATTGTGGGCCTGCTCTTTAAACAAAAGCATTCGTGTTGAGCTATTTCCAGGAACCTGGTGAACTGGAGGAGGCTTTTGGAGGCTGGATGATCCTGGATGATTCTTGGTGTTCTGGGTGATTCCAGATGGACCACCAGAACACCAGGGTCCTCTACTAAGTAGCTAATCTCTGTTCTCATTTCTTTCCTCAAAAGcttcaaatttaaaaagaaaaaaaaaaccacaaaaagcatttaaaaatttttttttgctatctagattctgtctgtgtgtgtgtcagaatgaAAGCGTCTGTGTCCAGTTAAAAAGGACAGATGTGAGGCTGTCTCTTGGAGTGGTGAGCAGTCTAGAAAGCATATTTCAGTAAAGATGCAAAAGGCaaaaactgccccccccccatacacaaaTCAGGACAAGCGCTTCTGGCTTAAGCACGTGAGTGAGCTTAACACAGGCGTGGGGAGAGGGGAGCGTGTTTCACGTGCTCCATAGAAAATGCAGCCAGAGACTTTCCAAACAGGCCTGATTTCAAGTCTAGAGGGATTTCTGTTAAGATTGATTTATTTGGTTAAGAAATACTTCTCTCTGAACCTTTTCCCCAACCGCGGTAACGCCCAGTATtatcataacacacacatactgaaATGTGAGAGCTATTTAGCTGATGAATATCTGACAGGTGTAATTAGCACAGCACAACGCGGGAGGAGTTGAACCCAGACCttcaattaaacattttttttttttttacattcagaCTTAATTCTCTGACTTGTTAGGAACGCTGGGAACGTGAAAGGCAGGTAACCTTCACAAAGAAAGGATTAGCGCTGCCTGACCCAAGAGGCTCACTGATAAAGTGCTCTGCACAAAACTGAGCCCACAGGGCACAAACAAGGCCCCGGGGCCACTCCTTAGCATGGCTGGCTCTTAGCAGTGTTTCCCTGTCCGCTTCTGAAACCTTTCAATATGGACTCAAACAATAGATCTGGCAAACGTCCTCCTATACACACAATGCAAAACTATGTCTGAGCTCCTCAAGAGAGAAGTGTCACACTTTCTTACAGCTAAGCGTGGGGCAGGAGTCGGGCTGGCTCAGCCTCCCAGAACGTTCTAATGGGCTTAGTCTTCCGAACGGCAACGCAGGCGGCTGCACTTCTGCTCTCCCTGCTGGGATGGGTTTTATCCTGCCTTACAAACTACTTGCCGCACTGGAAGAACCTTAACTTGGAGCTGAACGAGATGGAGAACTGGACCATGGGGCTCTGGAAATCCTGCGTCATCCAGGAGGAAGTCGGGAGGCAATGCAAGGACTTTGACTCCTTCCTGGCCTTGCCAGCTGAACTGCAGGTCTCCAGGGTCTTGATGTCCCTGTGCAACGGGCTGGGGCTGCTGGGCTTGCTGGCCTCTGGCTGTGGCCTGGACTGCTTGAGGCTTGGAGAGA
The Mus musculus strain C57BL/6J chromosome 8, GRCm38.p6 C57BL/6J genome window above contains:
- the Cldn24 gene encoding putative claudin-24, giving the protein MAFIFRTAMQSVGLSLSLLGWVLAIITTYLPHWKNLNLELNEMENWTMGLWKSCVIQEEVGRQCKDFDSFLALPAELQVSRVLMSLCNGLGLLGLLASGCGLDCLRLGETQEGLKKRLLTLGGTLLWTSGVMVLVPVSWVAHKTVREFWDETMPEIVPRWEFGEALFLGWFAGFCLVLGGCVLHCAACSSPAPAASSHYAGAGPRDHGSYLENGTVQPKV